Proteins encoded together in one Penicillium digitatum chromosome 1, complete sequence window:
- a CDS encoding Tho complex subunit 7/Mft1p — translation MAFYGLLGQPEEDALHKSRLLNVEEKPFKRISKRLLNPESLIVSPSSLPLTPPTDETDADSDATATEAEKQKRLEEWRHFREDVSLDFAAFEGSIARVQFLLTSNELERQRYATERVQILSTMQSVRESTADLRSQLEEAQRLLSLRKTYDELTDKITSNRLLKPREDQSANLQKLRLEIADLEKESKDYAMTWAERREQFGRIVEEGMQLRRLIRDEKEEVERREGMQEGEDGDEGDVTSKGKASSGNTPGPEIDEVTPSQHGQDEAGRSSALQVEKAGAAGAASPLRQITTAQGDGAREDTNMLDEGEISAVSDGELSELEEGEELPDDFSGKMDTT, via the exons ATGGCTTTTTATGGGCTGCTAGGCCAGCCAGAAGAAG ATGCGCTCCACAAGTCGCGTCTTCTCAACGTCGAAGAAAAACCATTCAAGAGAATTTCGAAACGACTGTTAAACCCCGAATCTCTCATTGTCTCACCATCCTCGCTCCCTCTCACTCCCCCCACCGATGAAACCGACGCCGACTCCGATGCGACCGCAACAGAAGCCGAGAAACAGAAAAGGCTCGAAGAATGGCGCCACTTCCGCGAGGATGTCTCACTTGACTTTGCCGCCTTCGAGGGCAGCATTGCGCGTGTCCAATTTCTTCTTACCAGCAACGAGCTAGAACGCCAGCGGTATGCCACCGAGCGAGTTCAGATCCTTTCGACAATGCAGTCTGTACGGGAAAGCACGGCCGATCTACGCAGTCAACTCGAAGAGGCACAGCGACTTCTCTCCTTGCGAAAGACCTACGATGAATTGACGGACAAAATCACGAGCAATCGCCTGCTCAAACCGCGCGAAGACCAGTCAGCGAACCTTCAGAAATTGCGACTGGAGATTGCAGATCTCGAGAAGGAGAGCAAGGATTACGCTATGACTTGGGCTGAGCGACGCGAGCAGTTCGGTCGCATTGTGGAAGAAGGGATGCAGCTTCGTCGCCTGATCCGCGATGAGAAAGAGGAAGTCGAGCGCCGGGAAGGCATGCAGGAGGGCGAAGACGGGGACGAGGGAGATGTTACATCCAAGGGCAAGGCTAGCAGTGGGAATACTCCTGGTCCTGAAATCGATGAGGTGACTCCCTCCCAGCACGGCCAAGATGAGGCCGGTCGCTCATCTGCTTTGCAGGTTGAGAAGGCCGGGGCTGCCGGGGCTGCATCGCCTTTGCGGCAAATCACAACCGCCCAGGGCGATGGGGCACGGGAGGACACCAATATGCTTGATGAGGGTGAAATCTCTGCAGTTAGCGATGGTGAATTATCCGAACTCGAGGAAGGAGAGGAACTCCCTGATGACTTTAGCGGGAAGATGGATACTACCTGA
- a CDS encoding Transposase, MuDR, plant, translated as MKSKVRAQDVVDAVKRYHGYAISMRQAQRALKKLQPRHAEDQGEHGLDFDASAEEQESPKSQGEGVHAYGEISENRWPPENISSSLMDVDNLSTNETPNNNLPALPSSSQALPPSQVQHAPITTPKEPSFDQNQHPMTIPQSGVEYQTATSLPVGVGGPPKVYRERSDHDAVPQMLLSNFKIEFTCTTCGSLNQSFFPNQGNVTGASYMTHHAVPNPGNVPRHAGSTSQNGVGSSSNPVGETPAYDINTSNTPTIQNTWPGGGLGVQIAPART; from the coding sequence ATGAAGTCGAAAGTACGAGCCCAGGATGTCGTGGATGCTGTGAAACGCTACCATGGGTATGCCATCTCTATGCGCCAGGCACAGCGAGCTCTTAAAAAACTCCAACCACGACATGCTGAAGACCAGGGTGAACACGGGCTGGATTTCGATGCGAGTGCAGAGGAACAGGAATCCCCCAAGTCGCAAGGAGAAGGGGTGCACGCATATGGGGAGATATCCGAGAATCGCTGGCCTCCAGAGAATATCTCATCATCGCTGATGGATGTTGATAACCTGTCCACAAACGAGACCCCGAACAACAACCTACCTGCTCTACCCTCTAGTTCCCAAGCCCTGCCACCTTCACAAGTGCAACATGCACCGATTACCACACCAAAAGAACCCTCTTTCGATCAAAACCAGCACCCTATGACTATACCACAATCAGGTGTCGAATACCAGACTGCTACTTCTTTACCAGTAGGAGTGGGTGGACCTCCGAAAGTCTACCGCGAGCGCAGTGATCACGATGCCGTCCCTCAGATGCTTCTTTCCAATTTCAAGATTGAATTTACCTGCACAACCTGCGGGTCCTTGAACCAGAGCTTTTTCCCAAACCAGGGCAATGTCACCGGTGCCAGCTATATGACCCATCATGCTGTACCAAATCCTGGCAATGTCCCAAGACACGCTGGGTCTACTTCCCAGAATGGTGTTGGTAGTAGTAGTAATCCAGTCGGCGAAACCCCTGCTTACGATATTAATACCTCCAACACACCTACCATCCAGAACACCTGGCCTGGTGGTGGCCTGGGAGTTCAAATTGCACCGGCACGCACCTAA
- a CDS encoding RNA polymerase II transcription factor SIII (Elongin) subunit A, putative, with the protein MPAPSLLHLATATAIRFVKDLDDLGAMPYSLARPILLNIHNPEKLHAMELASPHLAEEDEEMWLELIKRDIPEWEKYQLPENTNDWYGVYCDLRDQVQRSLDADAEKLKMAIDGISAKRALLTPKLIPESKGLRMAGSRPSMRQRHTTYDRKTGLVEKKPSIFQPQKRNTALTMPTKSLNNRASQVKRAPIGLVEEHRRPAEQPAPRPASNAQPLPPRTIRRPSTLPPSLQHPMLAKNEARLRALTSASTTSPRDASSSDVSGVKKLAAVATDPKLKRRATSPHGAENPSLSSSSSSSSSSLSAPHTSSLPPSRPPFSGPHLPRPGVIRRRPAPSIFMPAKRRHLS; encoded by the exons ATGCCGGCCCCATCACTACTTCACCTGGCCACAGCCACGGCTATCCGTTTCGTCAAAG ACCTAGATGATCTAGGCGCCATGCCATACTCACTTGCTCGTCCCATCCTGCTTAATATCCATAACCCCGAAAAGCTG CACGCCATGGAGCTCGCATCCCCCCACCTCgctgaagaagatgaagaaatgtGGCTTGAGCTCATTAAACGAGACATTCCCGAGTGGGAAAAATATCAACTCCCGGAGAATACTAACGATTGGTATGGGGTGTACTGTGACCTTCGCGACCAAGTCCAACGTTCTCTTGACGCCGATGcggagaaattgaagatggCCATTGACGGCATTAGTGCCAAGCGTGCACTTCTCACTCCCAAACTCATCCCCGAGAGCAAGGGTTTGCGTATGGCCGGATCCCGACCCTCTATGCGACAACGCCACACTACATATGATCGCAAGACGGgccttgttgaaaagaaaccTAGCATCTTCCAGCCGCAGAAGCGCAACACCGCGCTGACGATGCCTACAAAGTCTCTGAACAACCGTGCATCGCAAGTCAAGCGCGCACCAATTGGCTTGGTTGAAGAACACCGGCGCCCCGCCGAGCAGCCAGCACCACGGCCGGCCTCGAATGCCCAACCACTTCCCCCACGCACCATCCGGCGCCCGAGCACGCTCCCACCCTCGCTTCAGCACCCCATGCTGGCCAAGAATGAGGCGCGACTACGTGCACTTACTTCCGCCTCCACCACCTCACCACGTGACGCATCTAGCAGCGATGTGTCTGGCGTGAAGAAGTTAGCAGCTGTGGCTACTGACCCTAAGCTGAAGCGCCGTGCGACCTCCCCTCACGGTGCAGAGAAcccctctctttcttcttcttcttcttcttcttcttcttctctgtCCGCTCCCCACACCTCTTCTCTCCCCCCCTCCCGCCCGCCTTTCTCTGGACCTCACCTACCCCGCCCAGGTGTTATTCGTCGACGTCCGGCGCCGAGCATCTTCATGCCGGCAAAGCGGCGACACTTGTCGTGA
- a CDS encoding C6 transcription factor, putative — protein MIITRGNAGGPACTRCKTRKQKCDNEYPTCSNCLKAGVPCDKSSVREDQDRQNEYTRGLEERVMFLERKLAESDRSSDHNTTATNTASSLFSPQGGQTTPHTTTSGLDNNPVGEIVGLLALSASEAPAYVGSSSGLSLAVDLGEMVQTSAWNQFISNVQQKTRSATNNSQHKARQVHGPSEQPSATRIRDPPTRMEDLLPANVEPPTDEMGTRILETYFTRLHSRYPFINRKQVWQLHADRWRLAKIKREDLARSDRFAIFKLNLVYAIGATMLRLTEKYAYTSPERFYAAALQHVPTMCEARSVDNIEAMVLLVVYHLRTASGHGMWYMIGLAMRIAIDLGLHRKANEINMDPFTSQMRRRLFWTVYYLERVLSMSLGRPFSISDRHIDLDLPLDVDDDIEDPTLLTAPLDPNKTTTLTFAIYLFKLRRIDSRIQHKIYRADRPLSSLRPKMDPLYLELEQWKESAVLRFSGPDLDYPMLHFNRAVRLLIQPFLPLLPITDPYYQICILAAGNICQSHKRLHQTLEYGHSFLAVQTVFMAGITLLYALWTHTDQVWSVRMSNDIRACSTNLFVMGERAAWVKTYRDAFELLVNAAMEKLQGNETARNAGMAELMTAQYGINWNSATAPGVSGSDKFLPVNPTKMAPYAAGTTPHLQGCPDDDSDNAVRMALQLAPWIDQDENDPLWVPDFETLESLSGTFWSHGDTRLFDPL, from the exons ATG ATCATAACCCGCGGAAACGCGGGAGGACCCGCATGCACTCGCTGCAAGACACGGAAGCAGAAG TGCGACAATGAGTATCCGACTTGTTCCAACTGCCTGAAGGCGGGAGTCCCGTGCGACAAGTCCAGCGTCCGGGAGGACCAAGACCGCCAGAATGA GTACACACGTGGCTTAGAGGAACGTGTAATGTTCCTTGAGCGTAAACTTGCTGAGTCCGATCGATCATCAGACCACAATACTACCGCCACAAATACTGCGTCTTCACTGTTCTCCCCACAAGGTGGCCAAACAACACCGCACACCACTACCTCGGGACTTGACAATAATCCTGTTGGAGAGATTGTGGGCCTTCTTGCTTTGAGTGCCTCTGAGGCCCCTGCATACGTAGGATCTAGTTCTGGTCTTTCTCTCGCTGTCGACCTAGGAGAGATGGTCCAAACGAGTGCATGGAATCAATTCATCTCAAATGTGCAACAAAAGACCAGAAGTGCCACCAATAACTCTCAACACAAGGCACGCCAAGTTCATGGGCCTTCGGAGCAACCTAGCGCCACTCGAATTCGAGATCCGCCAACGAGGATGGAAGATCTTTTGCCGGCAAATGTTGAGCCTCCAACCGATGAGATGGGAACAAGAATCCTCGAAACGTATTTCACTCGACTTCATTCTCGATATCCATTCATTAATCGGAAACAAGTATGGCAGCTCCATGCAGATCGATGGCGCCTAGCGAAGATCAAGCGTGAGGACCTTGCTCGATCTGATCGATTTGCCATCTTTAAACTAAACCTGGTCTACGCAATCGGCGCAACGATGCTTCGACTGACTGAAAAATATGCGTACACGAGTCCTGAG CGATTCTACGCTGCCGCCTTGCAGCATGTTCCCACAATGTGTGAAGCACGATCTGTTGACAACATCGAGGCCATGGTTCTTCTCGTTGTGTATCATCTCCGAACCGCATCCGGTCATGGCATGTGGTACATGATTGGACTTGCTATGCGTATTGCTATCGATCTAGGTCTTCACCGAAAGGCAAATGAGATCAACATGGATCCATTTACCAGCCAAATGAGACGAAGACTATTTTGGACTGTGTACTATTTGGAGCGAGTGCTATCAATGTCCCTTGGTCGCCCGTTCAGTATATCCGATCGTCACATTGATCTCGACCTCCCGCTAGATGTGGACGATGACATTGAAGACCCCACACTGCTCACAGCACCCCTAGATCCCAACAAAACCACAACCTTGACATTCGCAATCTACCTCTTCAAACTCCGTCGCATCGACTCCCGCATCCAACACAAAATCTACCGTGCAGACCGGCCCCTCTCTTCCCTCCGACCAAAAATGGACCCTTTGTATCTTGAACTGGAACAATGGAAAGAATCCGCCGTATTGCGTTTCAGCGGCCCCGATCTCGACTACCCAATGCTGCACTTCAACCGAGCAGTCCGACTCCTAATCCAGCCCTTTCTCCCGCTCCTTCCAATCACAGACCCATACTACCAAATCTGCATCCTGGCCGCAGGAAACATATGCCAATCCCACAAACGCCTGCACCAGACCCTAGAATATGGCCACTCCTTCCTAGCCGTGCAAACGGTCTTCATGGCGGGGATCACCCTGCTCTACGCGCTATGGACACACACAGACCAAGTCTGGTCCGTCCGAATGAGCAACGACATCCGCGCATGCTCCACAAATCTCTTTGTAATGGGCGAGCGCGCAGCATGGGTCAAGACGTACCGTGATGCATTCGAGCTGCTAGTCAACGCCGCCATGGAGAAACTACAGGGCAATGAGACTGCCCGCAACGCCGGGATGGCAGAGTTGATGACAGCACAGTATGGAATCAACTGGAATTCTGCCACTGCCCCCGGAGTGTCCGGTAGTGATAAGTTTCTACCGGTCAACCCGACGAAAATGGCTCCTTATGCTGCGGGTACTACGCCTCACCTGCAGGGCTGTCCGGATGATGATTCTGATAATGCTGTTAGAATGGCGTTGCAGCTGGCGCCGTGGATTGACCAGGATGAAAATGATCCACTGTGGGTGCCGGACTTTGAGACTTTGGAGAGTCTGTCTGGGACTTTTTGGAGTCATGGTGATACGAGACTTTTTGATCCTTTGTGA
- a CDS encoding Tubulin binding cofactor A, producing MQTSSKQCKRRLDSIIEGHIQNPPKITMAPRSQLEITTSSVTRLVKEEASYHKELQQQYERIKKLEADTAGDDENREYTLKQEHMSLEETKKVLPTLKEKIVQTVANLEALITEEGKKGPESNVEHITAAKEAIAQAKVAQREIS from the exons ATGCAAACAAGCagcaaacaatgcaaacgTCGTCTTGATAGCATCATCGAGGGGCAT ATACAAAATCCACCG AAAATCACAATGGCACCCCGCTCGCAGCTAGAGATCACTACTTCCTCCGTGACCCGCCTGGTCAAGGAGGAAGCTTCCTATCATAAGGAGCTTCAGCAGCAGTATGAGCGTATCAAGAAGCTGGAGGCTGATACTGCCGGTGACGATGAGAACCGCGAGTACACCCTGAAGCAAGAG CACATGTCTCTTGAAGAGACCAAGAAGGTTCTGCCTACGTTGAAGGAGAAGATTGTGCAGACTGTTGCGAACTTGGAAGCTCTCATT ACCGAGGAGGGCAAGAAGGGACCAGAAAGCAATGTTGAGCACATTACCGCTGCCAAAGAAGCCATTGCCCAGGCTAAGGTCGCACAGCGCGAGATCTCGTGA
- a CDS encoding C6 transcription factor, putative produces the protein MNRQREAEKALHDQTNILPFAQLMVVFTGLAISLLICMVDQNGISVTLPTISRELGAQNTISWAGTSSLIANTMFTVLYGRLSDIFGRKIMYISALILLCIADLLCGLSQNPAMFYVFRGLAGVGGGGVTSLTMIIVSDVVTLEQRGKYQGILGASLGLGNVIGPFLGAAFTMRSTWRGFFWLISPLAACSAVVGYFLIPNNARKDSFRENIGRIDWFGLLASSIGIIFLLIPISGGGSYFPWDSPMVISMLVIGGCSLVAFLLIEWKVATLPMLPVVFFKNKVISAIFLQSFLYGAVYQSTLYYLPLYYQNARGWSPIVSAAMTCPMVVAQSSFSIISGLYITRVKRYGEIIWIGFGLWTLGSGLMLLFGTHTHPAAIAVIVAVMGAGIGFTFQPTLVALQAHCTKSQRAVVIANRNFFRCIGGSCGLAISAAVLQAALRSNLPSKFVYLADSSYSLPSRANISATEWVSILLSYSKASHTVGLERPKEPEEMEEEKRKAQEERDAEAATSESSEESVDHQTYHQAEKHHSASTFAESSISPSRVEPQYHRRILGEGAAPRHVET, from the exons ATGAACCGACAAAGAGAGGCCGAAAAGGCTCTCCACGACCAAACAAATATTCTCCCGTTCGCACAACTCATGGTTGTCTTCACCGGTCTGGCAATTTCCTTGCTAATTTGCATGGTGGATCAGAATGGCATCAGTGTCACACTACCAACGATCTCACGCGAACTGGGTGCCCAGAACACCATCTCCTGGGCTGGAACCTCATCGCTAATTGCAAACACGATGTTCACGGTGCTGTATGGTCGACTGTCAGATATATTTGGCCGAAAAATCATGTACATCTCCGCATTGATCTTGCTGTGTATTGCAGACCTGCTCTGTGGCTTGTCCCAGAACCCGGCCATGTTCTATGTTTTCCGAGGCTTGGCTGGTgtcggcggtggtggtgtcaCCTCTTTGACCATGATTATTGTCTCCGATGTCGTGACCTTGGAACAGCGAGGCAAGTACCAGGGTATTTTGGGTGCATCTCTGGGCCTTGGTAATGTCATTGGACCATTTCTGGGAGCTGCATTCACCATGCGTTCAACGTGGCGCGGTTTCTTCTGGCTGATTTCACCATTGGCTGCTTGCTCTGCAGTCGTAGGATACTTCCTCATTCCGAATAACGCACGCAAAGATAGCTTCCGGGAAAATATTGGCCGCATTGACTGGTTCGGACTGCTTGCGTCGTCCATTGGTATCATTTTCCTCTTGATTCCTATATCGGGAGGTGGATCCTATTTCCCATGGGACTCACCGATGGTCATTAGTATGCTCGTGATCGGAGGTTGTTCACTCGTTGCATTTTTGCTCATTGAATGGAAAGTGGCTACACTTCCAATGCTACCAG TCGTCTTCTTCAAAAATAAGGTCATATCTGCAATCTTCTTGCAGAGCTTTCTATATGGTGCAGTTTACCAGTCAACCCTTTACTATCTACCATTGTATTACCAGAATGCCCGTGGTTGGTCGCCAATTGTCTCTGCGGCTATGACATGTCCTATGGTTGTGGCCCAGTCAAGCTTCTCAATCATATCTGGATTGTACATTACGCGAGTAAAACGCTATGGCGAGATCATTTGGATTGGATTTGGCTTGTGGACATT GGGGTCAGGTCTCATGTTATTGTTCGGTACCCACACACATCCAGCCGCTATTGCCGTCATTGTAGCAGTCATGGGCGCCGGAATCGGCTTCACATTTCAGCCCACTCTCGTGGCCCTACAAGCACATTGCACCAAGTCCCAAAGAGCAGTCGTGATTGCAAACCGTAACTTCTTCCGCTGCATTGGTGGTTCATGTGGTCTCGCTATCTCTGCGGCTGTTCTGCAAGCCGCTCTTCGCTCCAATCTACCAAGCAAGTTCGTATACTTGGCAGATTCTTCGTACTCACTTCCTTCGAGAGCGAATATCAGTGCAACTGAATGGGTTTCAATTCTGCTTTCTTATAGCAAGGCTTCCCACACAGT AGGTCTAGAGCGACCAAAGGAGCcggaagagatggaagaagaaaagcggaaagcgcaagaagagagagatgcCGAGGCGGCCACTTCTGAATCCTCCGAGGAGTCTGTCGACCACCAGACATACCACCAGGCCGAGAAGCATCATTCTGCGTCGACATTCGCCGAATCCTCGATATCGCCTTCTCGAGTGGAACCTCAATATCACCGACGGATTTTGGGGGAAGGAGCAGCACCACGGCATGTAGAGACTTGA